TACCTGTTGCGTGGACTAAGGCTCGAGGGCGAAGTGGGCCTCCGCCGCGCGCTGCTCGCGGCAACGGAGCGGCTCGCGTGCGCGTGTGCGCACGCGGTCGTCTGCGTGAGCTCGAGCGTTCGCGACCGGGCGGTGGCCCTGCGGCTGACGCCCCCGGCGCGATGCGTGGTTCTTGGTGCCGGCGCCTCAAACGGCGTCGATATGAGGCGGTTTTCTTGGAGCGAGGAGATGTGTTCGAGGGCGCGGGATCTGCGGTCCCGGTACGGGATCGCGCCAGACGCTCCGGTTGTCGGCTTCGTCGGCCGACTGTGCCGGGACAAGGGAACCCCCGACCTTATCCACGCCTTCGTGGGCGTGCGTGCCCGAATTCCGCGGGCCACGCTGGTTCTCGTGGGCGACTGGGAGAACGAGCGCCCGGCGCGCTTGCCACCGGGCGTCGTCGTGACCGGCTTCGTCGAGGATACGGCTCCGTGGTACGCGCTGATGGACGTCCTTGCGTTTCCCTCGTACCGCGAGGGCCTGCCCAACGTCCCGCTGGAAGCCGCGGCGATGGGGGTCCCAACTGCCGGGTACGAGGCGACCGGGACCGTCGACGCCGTCGGACACGGTGAGGGGGGAACCCTCGTTCCTATCGGCGACGCCGACGCGCTCGCCCGCGCGCTCCTCCGCTACCTGGAGGACCCTGCCCTTCGGCGAGCGCATGGCCGAGCAGCACGCGCCCGGGTCGCACGCCTATTCTCGCATGAGAAGGTGTGGAAAGCGTGGCGAGACGAGTACAATAGGCTCCTCGCCCGGGCCGGCTCGTTTCCCGGGCGGGGGCGCAGAGCGTACGATGCCTGTTGAGCCCGGACACGTTCGCCGCCTCCGTCCGCGCGACGACTGCAAACGTGCCGCGAGGGGACGGAGCGCGACAACGCCGGCGCCTGGTAGGTCGAGCAGGAACCGAGCCTACGAGACCGTCAAGCGAGTGCTCGACGTCGGAGTCGCGGCGACGGCGCTCGCCGCGACCGTGCCCCTTCAGGCGCTCCTGGCTGGCGCCGTGCGGGCCACGATGGGAGCCCCCGTCTTCTTCCGGCAAGATCGGCCGGGTCTCCACGGAAGACCTTTCCAGCTCATCAAGTTGCGCACGATGCGGCCGCCGCGGCCCGGCGAGGATCCGCTCGCCAGCGACGCCGACCGCCTGACCGCGCTCGGGCGCTTCCTGCGGGCCACGAGCCTCGACGAGCTCCCAACCCTGTGGAACGTGCTCCGCGGCGAGATGAGCCTGGTGGGACCGCGCCCGCTGCTCATGGAATACCTCGAGCGTTACTCGCCCGAGCAGGCGCGTCGGCACGAGGTCAAGCCCGGAATCACCGGCTGGGCAGCCGTCAACGGGCGAAACGCCCTGAGCTGGGAGGAAAAGCTCGCCCTCGACGTCTGGTACGTGGACCATCGCTCGCTGTGGCTGGACCTGCGCATCCTGGCGAAGACAGCCGCAATCGTCCTGCTCCGCCGCGGCATCGCGCATCCGGGGACCGCGACCATGCCCGAGTTCCGCGGCACGCAAAGGCGAGGAGGCGGCCATGGCTGATCGCCTCCTCGTCTTCGGCGCGAGCGGGCACGGAAAGGTCGTCGCCGACGTCGCAATGGCAGCCGGCTGGGACGTCGTCGGTTTCGCCGACGACAATCCCGACCGAAAAGAGAGCGCCCTGCTAGAGATCCCCGTCGTAGCGATCGGGGTGGCGGAGGCCGTGCTCTTTTGCCGGCGAGAAGACGCGCACGCAATCGTGGGAATCGGAAACAACCAGGCGCGTCGCCAGGTTCAGAGTCGACTGCACGACGCCGGCGTAGCCGTCGCGACGCTTATTCACCCCCGAGCGATTCTGTCGCCCTCGGCGCGAGTCGGGACGGGGGCGGTGGTCGTCGCCGGCGCCGTGATCAATTGCGAGACAGTCGTCGGGCAAGGAAGCATCATTAATACCGGGGCGACGGTTGACCACGACTGTAGGCTCGGCGACTTCGTGCACGTCTCGCCCGGCGCCCACCTGGGCGGCACCGTCACCGTGGGAGATGATGCGCATATCGGCATCGGTGCCGTAGTCGTGAACAACGTCGGCATAGGGGCGGGATCGATCGTCGGAGCGGGCGCCGCCGTGGTGTCGTCGATTCCGGCCGGCGTCGTCGCCTACGGCGTCCCTGCTCGCGTGAGACGGAGCCTGCGACCGTGACTCGGATCTACCTTTCGCCGCCCCACCTCGGGACGCGCGAGCGCGAGCTTCTCC
The sequence above is a segment of the Deltaproteobacteria bacterium genome. Coding sequences within it:
- a CDS encoding sugar transferase, producing the protein MPVEPGHVRRLRPRDDCKRAARGRSATTPAPGRSSRNRAYETVKRVLDVGVAATALAATVPLQALLAGAVRATMGAPVFFRQDRPGLHGRPFQLIKLRTMRPPRPGEDPLASDADRLTALGRFLRATSLDELPTLWNVLRGEMSLVGPRPLLMEYLERYSPEQARRHEVKPGITGWAAVNGRNALSWEEKLALDVWYVDHRSLWLDLRILAKTAAIVLLRRGIAHPGTATMPEFRGTQRRGGGHG
- a CDS encoding glycosyltransferase family 1 protein, which produces MVFRAKAAVNRAHHASHSRPRLLYTATHAMTVRAFLVDQMRYMQSQGFDVTVACAPDRDLAEQLADAGIGYAPVRMNREMSPAADLFALHRMGQIVRRLRPDIVNAGTPKAGLLGMLAARAAHVPVRIYLLRGLRLEGEVGLRRALLAATERLACACAHAVVCVSSSVRDRAVALRLTPPARCVVLGAGASNGVDMRRFSWSEEMCSRARDLRSRYGIAPDAPVVGFVGRLCRDKGTPDLIHAFVGVRARIPRATLVLVGDWENERPARLPPGVVVTGFVEDTAPWYALMDVLAFPSYREGLPNVPLEAAAMGVPTAGYEATGTVDAVGHGEGGTLVPIGDADALARALLRYLEDPALRRAHGRAARARVARLFSHEKVWKAWRDEYNRLLARAGSFPGRGRRAYDAC
- a CDS encoding acetyltransferase; protein product: MADRLLVFGASGHGKVVADVAMAAGWDVVGFADDNPDRKESALLEIPVVAIGVAEAVLFCRREDAHAIVGIGNNQARRQVQSRLHDAGVAVATLIHPRAILSPSARVGTGAVVVAGAVINCETVVGQGSIINTGATVDHDCRLGDFVHVSPGAHLGGTVTVGDDAHIGIGAVVVNNVGIGAGSIVGAGAAVVSSIPAGVVAYGVPARVRRSLRP